TGAACTACCCAGCTAGGTGATTAActagatttaaaaggaatacatgtatatgctgatatttatattttcatcaagtttcaaaaggaagtcaaaTGACCGTGCGAATAGTTCGAAGACTGACTTACCAAAGACTGTTAAACCGGAAGCAGCATGCAAAAAAAGTCCTTGGAGAATGTTTGACTGTTGTATAAATTAAACGAGTTAAAGGATGGCGCACAATAGGGTCATAGTAAGTATAATTCGTTTATTTTTAACGAACTCAAAGTAGTCGAATGAGAAAATGCATGGTGTACTGTAAAGTAAGCAAGttgaagaggggggggggtgtttatactaaatatttgtaaatttgaaataccTGCCaataatattttgcattgtaaCATTTACAGCAATGGTCCACTATGTCCAGGATTTGGTGGCTGTATGATGCTAAATATCAATGTCCCTTCAGATCAGCTCGTGTCATCTCGGGATATTTGCAGGGAAAACACAAACCACTATACCATGCTTTGTGTATGTGCCTTAGAACCAAAGTTTAACTTTAGTTTACTGATATTTTATAGGTTAGGATAACAATTCAATGCCAAATCAGACACCtatatgtagtaataatatgtatacggtgtgaccgttggaccgagcgaagcatgtaatggtcattggagagtcccaagtggtaatcataattccagggccgtaaattaaccttcaatttggaggaggcaggaaattaggcgggggtctgggggccgcccaggcccccagatgctgagcacattttgtgcacactgaacacgtttcgtgcaaaatccttgattctagggccttctaagatgttacttgactaactcattctaaaagaaagatttggaatgctttttaagggaggtatcatgttcttagttattggaaacaacataaattctaatgaactttaaattttaattttttttggctcaaaagttggaggaggcagctgcctcctccgcctccatgtaatttacggccctgaattCCGTTAaatacggtagattatgattcatttaaaaatatatatttttaatgaaattttccttgcgctaaaaacccagtaacatctcaatattaaaggggtttatatggggacaacagttttacaggatccgcctattcactgaacgcgggaaataaaacgcaaggcgacgtaaactgtgcattgtgacgtcacatttagcctcgacttttttctctttttcaaagcaaacaattataaacaacaataatacattccgtatgcaatgaaaaaggccgttatataactaagcaaatttaaccaataaattcaaaatggtaaaaaaataaccgtaattttatcgtatatacttattcaaagaaactcatgaactcgttcatctatttagtcgtattacggttttatatgtaattatttgctaaaacctgttacaatgataattatactattcactttgaacaaactgagtttttaaattacgaattgcacgtcagagtcttctattattggcattcaaaataaaacacgaataactgttgaagcaggtaatgaaaaaaataaatggcggcgcccatatggatcacgaaaatttcagtgaacgtatatagagatgatctctttttcttttgctgattttgacttctttcttttacatacgtgttacctttagagccttgcttcgcggacaggccttcggcccgtccgagctttgcTCGGTATTAAAGATATGGCTGTCCTAccaggggcagatccaggaattgcggttacggggtgccactttatgaggcagggggccGCCTttaggcccccagtgggtccagggcaaagccctggtgggggcccagggggcgaagcccccggaagctcctgtaTTTTACagtgcttgaaatatgtctcctatttagtcatttgtactattttctatcattttttataaggtgaaattaataaaatgatgcaaatattaggggtttttggaaaaaattaagttatcccgtcaaagtaattcaagaaatcaaaagattttgtcatttatttctccgggagtgaagaaattattgcttcttataTCGTTTAATACACTTTACCTTAGATTTGACAATTTtaggcccccccccccccccttaaatccgccactgcctACTAGCTCTGGTTAGTGAGTTTACCTTTTAGCatgttgggaacacttcccctattgCGAGACCGTGATTATTGCTCTTTAGTGAGACGCTGCGAGAGTAAAAATATCCCAAACAACCGACAAAAACACCAGAGGAATACTTCTAtttgtgtttcatttgaaaaagaagaaaaagtgctaagaTGTCCGATACTactgcaaatatatataatatagtcAATAGTACTCACAATTAGCATTGGATTTCAGCCTTCTCTCTTGTACAGCAatgttgatatgaaatttctttaCTGTGTTATCAATTTTATAGAGGTAATTTGCATCACGTTGCGAGTGTATTGCACTTATTCTGCATTGCTTGGgatttgtcattattttcaatcaaaacaataaaacaactgTTCTATATGGTCATGTTTATTCTCTCACTAGAGAGAGGTAAACACATTTTTTTATAGGGGAAGTGTTTCCAACTTGTTTAGCTCGATTATTAGAGCACTGGACTGCCATGCCAGAGGTCCTGGTTTCAATCCTTAGCAGAGACAACACAGTCCGTTTCTTGTGCTCAATTTGGGTACTTTCTGATGTTTAAGAGTGATTGCCCCTAGAACTTTGCCCCACAGGCACTGGTATGTTGGGatgcctctctctctctggcaTATACTTAACTCTGCTACATATATAAactatttttgatatatatcccccccccctttcgatTCTATAGAGATTATGCACACTTTTACTGAGCCATTAAAGCACACACTGTAAATGCACGGGAACTACTTTAACTcaattttgacgtcacattaGAAGTGTGtagaattttaaagatatgtAATGAGAAGGTTTTTGACTGAATATTGGGAAATGTGCCCACCTTCAGTTGTTGCGCAGAAGCAGGCCTTGAAAGCTGAGTCCGCTTTATCGCACATCCTCAGGATGGCATATTGCCTGGTATTTAGTCAATGCCTTATAAGTCCCAGGCCAAATCTTGCATTTCTATATTGGAATTTAAATAAACATGATCAAAAAATAGGCTtacttatttttgaaaaattaatttgtgAAGGAATGGTATGAATATGATAATCTTCCAGCTGATGTAGGGGATCATGTGGTTATAAATTCTTGTCACATTAATTTGTGAAGGAATTGTATGAATATGATAATCTTCCAGCTGATGTTGGGGATCATGTGGTGGTGATAAATTCTCGTCACATTGCCCTGAGAGAGCAGCTCTGGAGGACATTTACCTTCAGTCATCACACAGGGTTAGTTTCTTTGACAATTTCATCCTTTTTAAACATCACACATCCCTTCAATTTTCAGTACATGTGAAATACATCTATCTTTGTAACTGCCCTATGTTCCTACAAACTTTACTTAGTTTATCTATATACAGTCACACCTCATTATCTCAAACTCGATaggactgagaaaaaacttCCAGATGTCCTAGGATTTGAGATATTGAGTGTAAGATACTTAAAGACTAAGTAGTTGAGACTTCCGAATCGCTTCAACATATCCAcggtattcgagatatcggtgTTTGAGATACCAAAGTTTAACTGTATTGTCAATTACATTCTGCATTggtttttgaaagtttttatgATTCTcttaaaaatgcatttttttttccaggtaTGCAAGAGGGTTTTCTAGGACACCTGCCTGGAGACTGCATTCGATGGAACCAACCATGGTTTGTGTTCTGGGGTGCTTGTTTCTTATATCTCTCCAAAAATATCTGTTTGGGGTCTTTAGTTTTCAATGACTAAATGTTATTTAGTGTATGAATAATACTGCAGGTGGATCCATGTAATGATAAAGTATTTACACAAAGGAATTGATTTATATACAATGGATTCAGTTGGcagattttcaatatatataaaaaaatttggTACTATTTCCATATATTTCATTGTGTATAGCAATTAGCACCTAGTTAGACCTTGGCTATTCCAGGTAAATAGCATCTGGCTTGATTTGGTTATGCCTACTTTTTTAGTAACCGTAGGGTCATGATATTTGTCTTTAAAGAGGGGAGATAACTCATAAGTAAATTaaagtttctttaaaaaatgttagtttttctgcatttttaaaaaatacattcacaaaACTTTGATTATcccaaatatatatttatatgtctTTCACtgagatattttacatataagtATGCATAGTAATAAAGATGTACCGTGTTATTAAGTATGAAATCTTCACAATATAGGTTATAGAAAAGCTTGTGTATAGAAACATACCAGGCACTCTGCTGAGAAGGAAGTACATGAGACGGCTCCACATCTATCCAGACGAGGTATTACTGTTGTTATTACTAACGAGGTATTACTGTTGTTATTActaacttttttttatcaagttGCACATTCTTAGATGTTAACTGGTTACATCTTTTGAAACAGGAAGTGCCTTCAGAAATCCTTAGCAACGTTTGTGATCAGATTCCTCAAATTCAAATGATCCCTAAACGTCTAGATGAGTACACAGCAGAAGAAATTCAGGCGTTTCCAAAACTGTTTGACTGGTGAGATCAGATGTCCTGTGCTTTGCAATATcactttaattttttaaacaactgaATTAgcttttaaatgaataaatatattgaatgtTGCGTagacatgatttgagctgaaaattttcaaattctatttttccatttttaatgtttataatgcttaactaaggtatttctaatggtcaacaaaaaaattgaatgtcagttgtcaagttacatgggagatacatagttcacaattctttgttttgtaaacaaggcCTGTGCTATGATTTTGTTTACGCATGTAAGATATAGTAAtgaaagtttcgtttaaagcaaatttttaattctgaacacaattagatagtttctagtgtttggcacatcttaACACAATAGCTgctattcaaattttgtttgacCATTAGATATTCTTttgttaagcattgtaaacagtaaaaatggagaaataaaattagaaaattttaatctcaaatcgtgtccatgtccctttaatgcTGTTGAAATCGTGTGAATTGAATGTACCTACACATATCAACACTTTGCACAAGTTACTTCACTTGTCCTCCATCTCATGGTGAAAAATCGTATTTACCTGCactggcctttgtaattttgtgatctgtagctttgacatctgttattatACCCCATGTAATGAAGTtgcggagggtataatgttttttacctgtccgtcagtccctttcttATCAGTGCAACTCCTCTGTGACTGCTgaacagaattttgtgaaactttattgttaataaggacacactgtttagatgtgcatattcctaGGAAATTTCTTATTCATTAAATTTTcttggagttatgccccttttgaacttagaatttagAGTCCATTTGTCTTGTTCTTGCAATAATGCATAGCATTCCTATTCATTATGTGAGACATtatcaagcaatgttggagcgtgaaGTATGTGAGCTTGTTCACTTCTTACAAATGGTATTGATAGCCATTTATTTCCTCAtgtgttgcagttgtaaacaatgtgcatACGAATCTTGATAAACATATTATGTCTGTTTTAATGGCTGTGAATTCAGACAGAtctatttcagttttgaaaattcttaaatgcaactttttcttcttcaaatttcTCTGCAGGAGTGAAGATTATGTAACGGAAAACATGACAGAAAAAACAGCGAAAGAGAAAACGGATTAATGGCATGATTCACTTGTGGTTGATTGTATTGTGTGAAAACAAGATTAGAACGATTGAGCGAAGTGATGCGTATTTTGTGATGTGAAAATTGAGTGATGAATAAGGTGTTATGTTGTACTGGATGTGTAATTTGTATGTGATATAGTTtttacataaagaaaataatttattttaattttgttgtcCACACGGACTTCCTCAATGGTTAGGTGGAAGAGGGAAGTGGTATTACTAAGTgaagaatttatttattttgtataatatggGTTCATATGAATGATTTTATCATGTTCATTTTCTAGGCGATATTTGGAATCAGAATTATATAGATTTTATCGGGTTTTGTTGCTAAAATAGAGCCTTTATTAAAGGTGCTAATACAAGATTAACATACTTGATTTTATAGTGCACGCTATGGCTAGCCATACAAATTGTCTGACTTTGCAATGTTCTAGAGGCAAATGTAAAACTAAAGTTCTATATGTATAATTCTATATTATGTGttcattgtgtcgcctgcgttacgcagtggcgacatatag
This genomic window from Ostrea edulis chromosome 4, xbOstEdul1.1, whole genome shotgun sequence contains:
- the LOC125669567 gene encoding 39S ribosomal protein L13, mitochondrial-like, whose protein sequence is MAHNRVIQWSTMSRIWWLYDAKYQCPFRSARVISGYLQGKHKPLYHALSDVGDHVVVINSRHIALREQLWRTFTFSHHTGYARGFSRTPAWRLHSMEPTMVIEKLVYRNIPGTLLRRKYMRRLHIYPDEEVPSEILSNVCDQIPQIQMIPKRLDEYTAEEIQAFPKLFDWSEDYVTENMTEKTAKEKTD